CTGTGAGGAGAGAAGAAATTGTGAGGGGTGACGTTCGAACATGCAGATGGATGTTTGAGACGACTCCTATTGATCAATTTGATGAAAGTATTCAGAAGTTTCAAATAATCAGGGGGATATCTAAGGAAGAAGTACAATCTGGTGATGTGAAAACAGCCAAGTGGCTCTTTGAAACACAGCCACTTGATACCATAAAATATTTCAACAGCGCAGAATGTGAAGAAATCACTACAAAAGAGCTTGATGACATCAGAGGGGACGTTCAAACTTGCCGATGGCTGTTTGAGACACAGCCAATGGATGCTCTCTATGAAAAGGTCGATGTTAAAAATGAAGTAAGCGAGATCCAGAAAGGCGATGTGAAAACGTGTACATGGTTATTTGAAACACAGCCCTTAGACACAATAAAAGATCACTCAGAAACATTCATCACAATGCGAACCATTCAGCaggaagagatacagggatgTGACGTTCAGTTAGCTCGGATTCTATTTGAGACTGAACCTCTGGGGAATATCCAAGGGGAAAAGAAGGAAGAATTTAGACAAATAACTGAAATAGATATTCAGTCAGGGGATGTATCTCGTAAGAAATGGATCTTTGAAAATAAATCCCTTGACTTGATTAGCTCCAGTTCAGAAGAAACTTTGAAGAAAATTAGATCTGTGACAGCAGAAGATATTCAGAAGGGTGATGTCATTAAATGTACCTGGCTTTTTGAGAATCATCCAATAGATATGATCAGAGAAAGGTCTGAAGAAAGAGAAAATTTTTGCACAGTCAAAGATGTTCAGGGTGGAGATGTTGGTAAAGGACGCTTCATTTTTGAGACCTTCTCACTGGATCAGATTAAGGAAGAATCATCGGAAAATACACATTGTAAGGAATTTAGTATGGATGAAATAGAAAAAGGAGACGTCAAAAACTACACTCTGCTGTTTGAAACCCAGCCGTTATATGCTATTAAAGACAAGGAAGGGTGTTACCATGAAGTGACGACAGTTCGGAAAGAGGAAGTGATCACTGGGGATGTACGGGGTACCAGATGGTTGTTTGAAACTAAGCCTTTAGACTTAATTAATGAAAATGATGAAGTATATATCATCAAAGCTGTGACACAGGAGGATATTCAAAAAGGCGATGTAACTTCTGCACGTTGGAAATTTGAAACACAGCCACTGGACAAAATTGCAGATGATGAGAAAGTAATCCCAAAAACAATCTGTGACGTGCAAGGTGGGAATGTGAGATCAAGTACCCAGCTATTTGAGTCCAACTCCCAGCAGAAATATGTcagaacagtcagtgtcagtgagATTCAACATGGTAATGTTAGGACGGCCACTTGGCTTTTTGAAACTCATACCATTGATGAGATAAAAGGAGAAGATTCAGAATATAAGGAGATTAAGACCGTTGAGCGAGAAGATGTACAAAAAGGAGAAgtgaagcaggccatttggctttTTGAAAAGCAGCCACTGGACAGCATACAGGAGGTTAATAAAACATCTACAAAAATACTTCAGGAAGATATTCCACAAGGAGATGTTAGAACCACAACCTGGCTTTTTGAAACGACACCTTTGCACCAGTTCAATGAAAGTCCAGTAGAGAAGCCAGAAATAATGGGGAAAAATATTAAGGAGACCCTTAAATCTCTTTATGATTGCAAAATCCTTCAATCCCGGGGAATCCTGATTGAAGCAAATGAAGTTGGAAATGTCAAAATGGCTAAATATCAACTTTTGAATCAAACCTCCCCAGAGatacaaaaagaacaaattgtcaGGGGAGATCTGCAACATATCATGATGAAGTTATTATCCAAGAGAGCAACTCCAGTGAAGGGAATTACTGTTGACCATGAtgaaaaaggcaacatccatttgACAACAGCACAGCTTTTGAAGAGAGCAACAGATATTGATGTAAATAAAGAGGAAATAATTGGTTGTAATATTCAGCAAGCAATCGACAAGCTTTTAAATCAAGACACTACTGCAAAGAAGGGAATTCTAATTCAAGAGAGTGAAAAGGGGGACATCAAAATGACAGTTTATTCTCTTCTCAACAGGACAGATTACACTAAAGTCCACCAAGGTGAAGACATTAAAGGAGATGTTCAAGGGGCAATTAATAAGCTTATAAATACACCTCAGAGCAGTGGACTTTCTCAGAAAGTTAAAGTAAATGACATAGAAAAAGGAAATGTTCAGTTCTATACAACATGCATTGAATCAGGGGCATTGGACTATCTTAAACTCCTTCAGCTGGAGACTGATGAAACTGTTGTAGTTCAAGAGGAACCCGAGGAAATGATTCATGGTGATGTCGAGGCTGCTAAAAAAATGCTTCAGATGCAACAAATGCAAATTGAACGGACAGTTGCAGAGTCTGAGATTTTATCTGGAGATGTCCAAAGTGCAATGTTGGCTTTTACCACAGAAAAGCAAAATATATCTCCCAACACTGAAAAAGAAGAAATTATACCCGGAAATTTAAAGGCAGCTTTGGATTCACTCAATCAAGCCATTAATCAACCCATACTTGTAGAAAAGGAACCAGTTGTATGGGGCAACTTACCAGCAACTCTCAAGTCTCTTGAAGATGCAAAATGTCATAAAAAAGATGTCAAAAAGTTTGTTGGTATCCCAGGGGAGATTAAAGGCACCCTGGATTCATCACAGAAGTCAGTAATTAGTAGAGTCAAAGAAAATGAGAAAGATGTGGTGTGCGATGACTTCACTTCTTTGGAAGAGGCTCAAAGTAAAATGAAGCACATTGAAATGGAAGTCATAACGAAAGGTGACTTTCAAACCACAACAGCAAGTGTGCTGGAAGGAAGTTCTGAAAAGATAGCATTCCCACACCAGTTGGGCAAAAAAGGATGTGTGAAAGCTACAATCCAAAAACTACCAGACTGGCCACAACTTCACACCAGTACATCAGCAGGAAGCCAAAGTAACATTGTAGTGCGACGTGAAGGCCAGAAACACATGTCTGTAGCAAAAAATATTGAGGATAAAGAAGATGCACTGGCCTGCATAAAATCACATTTAGCAGCTCAAGAGCGAAATAATATCAATATTACCAAGCACACTAATAAGGGAATTCAGGCAAAACAGAGCGTGAAACATCTTGTGAGTACGCAAAATGTTAATACGAGAGTAGATCATCCAGTGAAAAGTTATCCAAGAGAGAAAACACAAACTGTTTCACTACCTGATGACCAACATCAAAATGAAGTTGTTAAGAAAAGCAGAACAATCTCAGATGTGTATGCAACCTCAAGTACCTCTGAACATATTGGTTCTCAAAAAGTAAATGTGACCAGAAACAAATCTACAGTTGACAGTAAAGAATTTTTCTGTTCAGTTGATGGAAAAACACCTAAACAGTTTGTTTCAGTTTCAAAGAAAGTTCAGAAAACCTCCCATTTGCCAAAAAATTCTGAATTTTTTGATATATCAAATACTGAAATTTGTGCAGGATCGGATACAGTTGTTGGACAAGTGGTAACCTGTGCAACCAACCAGGGCACTAATATCACTCAGCAAAGTGCACAGACGTTAAATCAAGACATTCAGACTTCGTCATTGTACTCAACCATAGAAAATGAAGTAGAAGCTAGAAATGAAATTATAAACATTAATGACTTGCGTAAGGCTGACAACCTTAGTCAGGGAATAAATAAAGAACTTGTACCGATGGTCAAATCTGGAACAACTTTATTTGAAAAATCAAGAATAGTTACAAATGGCATGGGCAGTAAAATTGACAGAACTAGAAGGGAAGTATTAAGCCATGTGAAAAAGGGGAGAAAAGCCATGCCTGATGATCAGTTTTCAGCTCCGCTGTATTCTTCACCTgaacctcctcttccccctcctcctcctcctccacctggAGAAGATGATGGTCAAATGTTTCctctcccaccaccaccacttatCATCCAAATGAAACCAGAGGTGTATGAAACAGaacttcctccttctcctctccctcctccaccccCTCCTCCCATTAGTCCCACTAGAACTCTTGCACCGGTatccttaatcacaggacaccTTCCTCCATCATCATTACAGTCTGACTTGAATTTACTACTGCCTCCAACCTCTTGCCCTCGGTCTCCTTCGGAACAAAGGAGATATGTTAACAAGACATTGAAGCTGGAGTCAACATCAAAGATGCCACACCTCCAGCCACAAGAGCAAAtcaacaagaaagcagcatccattttaAAACCAAATGTAATTATGCCCGAGGAATCTGTATCATCAAAGCTGGGTATTCAACAGCAGAGTCAGGAATTGACGCAGGAAAATATTGTTCTGTGTTCATCAAGTCCACAGGCTGTACAATCCCCATTTCCCCCAGGAGTGTCCCTCAAACCTATTCAAAAACCAACCCAGCCAAAGGAACCAAAATCTCCTTCTGCTAGTAAAAGAGTTTTTGTACCACCTGCTCCTTCACCTACACCAGAAGCTGTAAAGCCACAATCTAAACCTTTTGTCAGGAAATTTAAAACTCCTTTAATGATAGCTGAAGAAAAATACCgaaaagagagagaagaaatagaaaaaaataaagcAGCCAAAATGACTTGGCCTGTAAATACAGGAAAGGAAGCAACAGAGGAGTCAAAGCTCTCAGCGAGGGCAGGACCCGAAAATGTGAAGCCTTCAGTCTTGTCGGCTGCAGCATCGGCTGCTGACCATCATCTAAATTCCACAGTTTTTCAGTTAATGGAAACAGAAAATGTGACTACTACTGAGAGACATGTCAGTCACTCAAAGCCTGGAGGTCTTACTGCTGAAGGCCATGCCCCTCAACCAAAACCAGGAGACCCGACTGCCAAGGGCAATCCAATCTATCCAAAACCAGGAGGCCCTATTGTTGAGGAGCATCCAATCTATCGAAAACCAGGAGGCCCTTCTGCTAAGGGACATCCAATCCACCCAAAACTAGGAGGCCCTATTGCTGAGGGGCGTCCTGCTCATCCTAAAGTAGAGGGTCCCACTGCTGAGGGACATTCCATTCATCTAAAATCAGGCAGTACCTCTACTGAGGGACAGTCTCCTCGTCCAAAACCAGGAGGTCCCTTTGCTGAGAGACAATTCTTTCCTCCAACGTTAGAAGAGCCTCCTGCTGTGGATAGGATATCCACAAAAACAGTTACCTCTGCTTCTTCCTCCCAGTCAACACTGTTGTCAGCGTCCGAACAGCTGCATCATATCTTAAACAATTCTGCAGATCTAGCAATGAATAAGGAAGCAACTTTAAACGCACTTAAAGATTCAGTGAAAGATATTGAACAACACAAGGAGGTGCACAAAAAGGCACAAGCTGGCAATCTGAAATCTCAGTCAGCATCCGAGCCAAAATTTAGGCTTAAGACTACCCAGCTTCCTAAAGGTGTTCAAAAAATGCAGGAAAAGAAAGCCGATGCATTGCCATACAAAATGGAGCaaaagcaacatttaaaagcagaAGAAAATATAAGTCAAAAGAAGGTTGCTATTAAGCAACAGCTTCAACAAAAACAAAATGACCATGTTGGTGTGGCAGAAAAAGAGCAACTTAACTTCAGTGTTCAGGATGAATATAGTTGCTCAGTAACTGAACAGAGAGACTGGAACATTGAAAGGATGGCATTGTCAAAAACACTTACAACAAACCTGACAGACGATCATGTGAAAAATAAGAGAGAGGTGCAACAGAATTATCAGCAGCCATACAGAGCTCATTTAGCAGAAACTCCGAAATCTCAGAACAAGAAGATGGGTGACGCTGGATATAAAGatgcaaagaaagaaaaagaaaagcagCATCACGTTAAAACTCAAGGAGAAGCTGTTAAAAAGGTTCAAGGAGAAAGAGTGCGACAGAAGGGTGACTTAGCAAGCCATGCAGTTCACCAAAGCCCGTTGGGCATGCAAGCACACGCACAAAAACAGCTTGATTGGACGGAAAGGACATTTGGAGAAAATCAAGTCGAAACTAAATACAGCACCTTTCGGGCAAAGGAACAAGAAGTTTCTAACGCAATAAATGCAAGTTATGAGCACGGGCTGGTCCCTGCTCACACCGAGGATGTAAAACAGGAGAACAAGGAAAGCAGAGAAACGACAGCATTTGAAAAGGAATTTGATAAAAGAGCTGCAAAGTATTATGTGGAAATCAGTGATAGTTACCAAAAACGTGAGGAGCTGCAAAACATTTTATTCAGAGTAATTCAGTTTGAAAGAGATAATGATAATATGGATTTAAATGTTATGAAAAGCTTTTTAGAAAGGGTTCCAACTTGGCTTACTGATGGCCATGAATTCACCATGAAAGATATCAATGGGAAGAATTTACAAAATATAAAAAAGGAACTAACACAGATTAAAAAGAAAGCATTACTTAAGCTTGCATATTTTGATGAATTAATTCAGAAAGCATTGATATCTATTTCTGGTCTAAAACTGGAAAATGAAATGTTTCGTTCTGCCTCGCCTTCACAAAAGATATCCAAGATAAGTATTGGCTCTTGCAAATTAGAAAAGCAGGTGAAAGAATGTATAGAAGAGCAAACATGTGAAAGTAAAAGGGGACAAGTGAACGAAGGTAGACTTGCAGAACAGAGAGCCCAGTCTCCGGCAATAAGAATGGCATCACCATCCCCGTCTTTCATCACTATTGAGTCGACAGCTAGACGCACAGAATCACCACTTAGAACTGCTCTATCTCCTCCACCTTCTCAGAAAACATACAGTACTCCATCTCCCATCCAAAGGGAAGCTACACATACACCCCCATTATCAATGTGCAACTCAGATATGCCAACGTCCAGAATCCGCACATTTTCAACATCATCTTCTCCAACAAGGGGCAGGCGCTACGATCAGCTTGTCAAACTTAAAGATACTACTGCAAAACTATCACAGGGAATTTCACAACCTGTGCAGCCTACATTTGCTCAGAAAACAGAAAAGAGGTCAGAAATTATCCCATCGCCAGCAACTCTTCGGCGCCAGTTAAAGATTGACCCACCTGCTTTAGATATGTTACATAAATCTGGATCTTCTGTAACAGAAATGTTTGAAGAAGCTAGAAGGTCAGAGGAAAACAAAGTTTATATGCGTAAAGAACCCATAGACGTTCCAGAACGTCTGGGCTCTGACACAGAGGAGAATGAATCTGCCACCAAAAAACAGCAAATTCAAATGCCACAAGTGGCTCTTGCAGAACTTGTTCATCAATTTGAAATGCCTGATCAAACAAATTATTTTCACGAGGAACAGGTCACGTTCTCTGAAAAAATGGGAAATGAGAATAAAGATGATTATTTTGGAAAAATAAAAGAGTTAGAAGAAGTCCCAAAGTTCGATATAAAATCTGTTAAGCCAGTGTTTGAAATTACTGGACAAATACCTATTCCCATGAAACAGTCTTCAAGGGACAGAAAACCACTGAAAAAATCTCAACATTCTCATAAAGTCAGAGATGAAATGAGGAAGTCAACACAATCCATGTTGTATCCTGAAGCAATTAATAAGCAGTTTGTACATGCGGATGGCTTTGAAACGGAAGCAATCAGCGCAAGAACTAGCATTCAACACTCTGAAATGTTTTCGGGTATTGACTCCAGGCATGCCCCACCAACCTATGAAGATGTCATTTCGGGGCAGACTTTAGACATAGCAATTGATCAAACTCCTGAAGAGCTGCTGAAGAATTTCCAAAATACGTGGCAGGAAAGTGAACGTGTATTCAGGAGTCTTGGTTACGAAATCTCAGACAGCAGTGAAACCACCTGGCAagaagatgtacttcatgaacaTATGGCTTTGACTGGTAATCTGCATGAGAGTGTGGAGTCAAAACTTACAAAGCATCAACACTAATCCTCGGTATTACAGATCAAGATTCTAATGGAATTTATACTCAATTTATTTTAACTGATTTTCTGTGCTCTGTTATATTCTTTACTTTTCTAATGTGGACACAAATACTAACACTGATCTAAAATGGGTGACACTATTGATATTTAGCTAATAATGAAATCGGCTATAGTGCTGGTTGTCCACCGGTGACAGGAAACTTGTGCCGGGAGAGATTTTAAAGCGGAAAAGCTGTTGCACGGGGGCAGTTCCCCTCGCTTGatctcagaagtccaggtccagtggtacgaacaagcgtcacaaactgttgtcttccttggttgcagtgggtgaccatgacatcttctgttcCTTGCCATGCTCTTCGCTCGCCATGGAGCATTACAGTTCTGCCTTCCTAgatgttggatctcactgtagatctcattgGCCCAGTTCACCGAAgatgacttcacatgctaggacaggcatgttccTGTCTCACCAgagtgtggccactgtcacatgcaaacaggcGATATATTCCCATATAAGCTAATTAATCACTTCTGCATAGCAAATTCaacatcttgtttttttttcctttaccaAAATCTTGCAGAATAAATGTTTCACTGAGTGTTTCCAGAGCAGTGTGAAAAATAAAGTGCACACTgaacaagaaagaaaataatgaGACCGGAAAATATGATTGAAGAGGAAATTTTAGGATAAGTTTTGAAAGCAAGATGGAGCCAAAAAGGCAAAGTGTGTGAGGATCTGATTAAATTTGATGAGTGAATAGCTATTGATAGTATAACAGTGCTAATAAGGATCAGGGTTGCGGACAGTGCTGGAAGAGAAGTAAGTATATAAAATGTCATTCTTGGAAAAGatctgattggcaggaaacaaaaAGACCTAATGGTAAGGTCAAGTGAGAATCTGAACATCAATTCCCCGTTTACGTTTTATTTTAtcttattgatatacagcatggaataggcccagCACTTCCCACTTTAATATAGTCTATTCatgggatgatttacaatgaccaattagcctactaaccagtacatctttggactgtgggaggaacctggagcaagCTCACaatgtcatggggagaatgtacaaactctttacagacctgtggtg
The Hemitrygon akajei chromosome 5, sHemAka1.3, whole genome shotgun sequence DNA segment above includes these coding regions:
- the LOC140728557 gene encoding xin actin-binding repeat-containing protein 2-like isoform X2 — translated: MESDPETGMVVSGTQRNDVLASPISMEETESAQSEVVKEDLQAARRIEKFSIPLDDLRMLFEKTDSPRNCKKELRGGGSPLLLSKQQLGNLPDGGVSGSWEKTMDGKETSNSEAAVTSDEPSQADGVPFDIRETASLKERLAMYQAAVSKKEKSCPSADGPEEEARALPGGLASVKKQFESQGIASTHSAAAHYHYQQRSEQDVTTTNEITVNNSIRKTDHGDDVLQASEQHSSYQTEMVSVTEQNTQQTRVMEHFENHFNVDGMTEDEVPKISTQMLKQQFEKSAQPTQTASNTTKQIKAELNFEDMEWPPLVSTSNISARAGKLTEVVTLREIESAAASFSVSSSNRGSMEEFPPPPPELLNTPPEINLSPHPEPSPSSRKQVIPKDLYAKQRNLYELKRLYKHINPEMRRNLEKELIQEISEIVTKETKETNVVGDVQQARYVFEHTGLSPQKCVSPEREYLEWDEILKGEVQSMRWMFETQPLDSIKDESPDESNGKCISQQEMIAGGDVKYTTWMFETQPIDTLGVSPPDSTDITGKIPELARGDVRTATWLFETQPLDSMNRKYQESDQATETTVTKDITAGDVKTARYLFETQSLDTLGHLDSVDESNFLQLKSEVEEIKGNVKKTLKLFETQPLYVIRDQAGHVLEIKTVKREEIERGDVTTARWLFETKPLDMINKDVSSIKVVCGISREEVNRGGVSRAKWLFEMHPLDSIKEQVETDSSTKYKEEILGADVSKQCWMFETQPIDSLKDNDNSRPVEMEEIIGGDVRSTKHLFETLPMDALKDSTDIEQLKHTIASEELKGNVRHQTWVFETQPLEMIGEEKEKYTKSIQLEAIKKGDVSNYRQVFETMNLSHIDESKKIQVDGVTSGAVRSNRTLFETTPLYAIQDSAGHYHEVKTVRREEIVRGDVRTCRWMFETTPIDQFDESIQKFQIIRGISKEEVQSGDVKTAKWLFETQPLDTIKYFNSAECEEITTKELDDIRGDVQTCRWLFETQPMDALYEKVDVKNEVSEIQKGDVKTCTWLFETQPLDTIKDHSETFITMRTIQQEEIQGCDVQLARILFETEPLGNIQGEKKEEFRQITEIDIQSGDVSRKKWIFENKSLDLISSSSEETLKKIRSVTAEDIQKGDVIKCTWLFENHPIDMIRERSEERENFCTVKDVQGGDVGKGRFIFETFSLDQIKEESSENTHCKEFSMDEIEKGDVKNYTLLFETQPLYAIKDKEGCYHEVTTVRKEEVITGDVRGTRWLFETKPLDLINENDEVYIIKAVTQEDIQKGDVTSARWKFETQPLDKIADDEKVIPKTICDVQGGNVRSSTQLFESNSQQKYVRTVSVSEIQHGNVRTATWLFETHTIDEIKGEDSEYKEIKTVEREDVQKGEVKQAIWLFEKQPLDSIQEVNKTSTKILQEDIPQGDVRTTTWLFETTPLHQFNESPVEKPEIMGKNIKETLKSLYDCKILQSRGILIEANEVGNVKMAKYQLLNQTSPEIQKEQIVRGDLQHIMMKLLSKRATPVKGITVDHDEKGNIHLTTAQLLKRATDIDVNKEEIIGCNIQQAIDKLLNQDTTAKKGILIQESEKGDIKMTVYSLLNRTDYTKVHQGEDIKGDVQGAINKLINTPQSSGLSQKVKVNDIEKGNVQFYTTCIESGALDYLKLLQLETDETVVVQEEPEEMIHGDVEAAKKMLQMQQMQIERTVAESEILSGDVQSAMLAFTTEKQNISPNTEKEEIIPGNLKAALDSLNQAINQPILVEKEPVVWGNLPATLKSLEDAKCHKKDVKKFVGIPGEIKGTLDSSQKSVISRVKENEKDVVCDDFTSLEEAQSKMKHIEMEVITKGDFQTTTASVLEGSSEKIAFPHQLGKKGCVKATIQKLPDWPQLHTSTSAGSQSNIVVRREGQKHMSVAKNIEDKEDALACIKSHLAAQERNNINITKHTNKGIQAKQSVKHLVSTQNVNTRVDHPVKSYPREKTQTVSLPDDQHQNEVVKKSRTISDVYATSSTSEHIGSQKVNVTRNKSTVDSKEFFCSVDGKTPKQFVSVSKKVQKTSHLPKNSEFFDISNTEICAGSDTVVGQVVTCATNQGTNITQQSAQTLNQDIQTSSLYSTIENEVEARNEIININDLRKADNLSQGINKELVPMVKSGTTLFEKSRIVTNGMGSKIDRTRREVLSHVKKGRKAMPDDQFSAPLYSSPEPPLPPPPPPPPGEDDGQMFPLPPPPLIIQMKPEVYETELPPSPLPPPPPPPISPTRTLAPVSLITGHLPPSSLQSDLNLLLPPTSCPRSPSEQRRYVNKTLKLESTSKMPHLQPQEQINKKAASILKPNVIMPEESVSSKLGIQQQSQELTQENIVLCSSSPQAVQSPFPPGVSLKPIQKPTQPKEPKSPSASKRVFVPPAPSPTPEAVKPQSKPFVRKFKTPLMIAEEKYRKEREEIEKNKAAKMTWPVNTGKEATEESKLSARAGPENVKPSVLSAAASAADHHLNSTVFQLMETENVTTTERHVSHSKPGGLTAEGHAPQPKPGDPTAKGNPIYPKPGGPSAKGHPIHPKLGGPIAEGRPAHPKVEGPTAEGHSIHLKSGSTSTEGQSPRPKPGGPFAERQFFPPTLEEPPAVDRISTKTVTSASSSQSTLLSASEQLHHILNNSADLAMNKEATLNALKDSVKDIEQHKEVHKKAQAGNLKSQSASEPKFRLKTTQLPKGVQKMQEKKADALPYKMEQKQHLKAEENISQKKVAIKQQLQQKQNDHVGVAEKEQLNFSVQDEYSCSVTEQRDWNIERMALSKTLTTNLTDDHVKNKREVQQNYQQPYRAHLAETPKSQNKKMGDAGYKDAKKEKEKQHHVKTQGEAVKKVQGERVRQKGDLASHAVHQSPLGMQAHAQKQLDWTERTFGENQVETKYSTFRAKEQEVSNAINASYEHGLVPAHTEDVKQENKESRETTAFEKEFDKRAAKYYVEISDSYQKREELQNILFRVIQFERDNDNMDLNVMKSFLERVPTWLTDGHEFTMKDINGKNLQNIKKELTQIKKKALLKLAYFDELIQKALISISGLKLENEMFRSASPSQKISKISIGSCKLEKQVKECIEEQTCESKRGQVNEGRLAEQRAQSPAIRMASPSPSFITIESTARRTESPLRTALSPPPSQKTYSTPSPIQREATHTPPLSMCNSDMPTSRIRTFSTSSSPTRGRRYDQLVKLKDTTAKLSQGISQPVQPTFAQKTEKRSEIIPSPATLRRQLKIDPPALDMLHKSGSSVTEMFEEARRSEENKVYMRKEPIDVPERLGSDTEENESATKKQQIQMPQVALAELVHQFEMPDQTNYFHEEQVTFSEKMGNENKDDYFGKIKELEEVPKFDIKSVKPVFEITGQIPIPMKQSSRDRKPLKKSQHSHKVRDEMRKSTQSMLYPEAINKQFVHADGFETEAISARTSIQHSEMFSGIDSRHAPPTYEDVISGQTLDIAIDQTPEELLKNFQNTWQESERVFRSLGYEISDSSETTWQEDVLHEHMALTENTGSCQGDLHSLPEDSVSHGMSDCRQTNLS